GCGGACGTCTCcattcttccctctcctctctgcccacCTCTCCTGTGCCATGACCCACATCGAGACAGGCATCCAGGAGGATGCCCTGAAGGTCCTCGACGTTCTGCTGGACCACTACCCTGCCCTGCTGGCCGCTCGTCCCGCCCTGCTTCTCACCAACTTCCTGGAGCTGATTTCACACAGAAGCACTGGGGGCGGGGCCAGGAAGGGGCAGGAGGGGAAGGGGAGGAGCTGGGCCCTGTCAGTCAACCCTAACAGGAACGTGACTGGTCAGCAGTGGAGACTCACCGTGCTGCTCAGGTacttacacacatgcatacacttgCAATGAGCAGTATCCTAATGGTGTGTATATGTATTTTTCTGTCATCaactttgtttgtgtgttttccaGACTGGGGCGTTTTCTCAGGCGGTAGTTGAGGAGAGGcgaggggaggagggggttgcGTGTGTCTCAGGTGACATGTTCAGTGTTTTGAATGGACAAGGAGGAGCTAACGCACCTTTGGAGCTCAACTGGGAGGAGCTTACCTACGGAAAAGGCGGATTCCAGGTGTTTGAACATTCAGGAGCCATGCCTACTCCGCACTCCACCTTCAAACTCAGGTacgcacatcacacacacacacttcgttaacaagcatacacacacacatactctgctGACTCTCCTGCTCATCATctgtccctttcctccactgTGTTTGTAGGCCGgagactgagcctggggctgGGGTGAGTGAGGGGCTGGGCACAGGGGAGGCTGTGCGGGGCTTTGCCTCCACCCTGGTGCCCCTTCTACTAGACGTCTGGGTAGAGGCTAGTGCCAGCGACCGGAGCAAGACTGACAGTGCTCATCTCCTCACCCCCGACGCCATGTCACTGATGTACCAGGTCCTCTCCATACTACAGCTGCTACGCAAGCTGGCGCCACAGAGAGAACACCAGGATACACTGGTAACGCACACACATGATCTCTCTCAGTATAAGATGTGTGGTTACCTTTGTTCTATAAACAGTGGTGATTGTGTGTTTAGGATGCGTGGTTTCGCAGTGAGTACCTGGGGGATTTTAAGCAGCACTTCATGAAGAACTTCCCCTATGGAAATCTGGACACCCCTAAACAAAGGAGGAAGACAGACCCCAAGAGGTGAGGTGGTGCTAGGACCCTTGGTGTATGTGTAGGGACTCCAGcttttcccaaactaggggtcgctaCCCCATATGTGTCGCCACCCCATATGTGTCGCCTGATTTGAAAATCGGGTCGTGAGAGAAACACTGGGGAAAAAACATCTAATCTATAGTCAACTGAATGCGCCGCTTAGTCATAGAACAACGGTTACGGGAGTAACTGTAAATTTCAGCTAATAGCGGTTAGGACAATCagcggtttctgttttcttcctacaaattTAGCTCTAACCTTTGAACAGTTTGAGCTATTAGCAATTATGATATATAATATCAGCACAAAATgactggggggtgggggggtggagaaCATAATTAaaagtgtgtgtttgggtgtggtGTGTCAGGAGTAAACAGGCACCTACAATCCCAGGGCAGACAGTGGAACCCTTGGCTCTGAACGTGCTGCTCTGCCAGGtcatggtttccatggttaccCTCAGCCAGGGGGAGGGGCCAGCCCAGGAACCCGACGCTGAGTGGCTGATGCCTCTGAGGGGGTTTGTCCAAGAGACCATGTCCAGTGGGGCCAAGCTGAGCCAAAGACACCTACACACACTCCTGGAGACTGTCTGGAGAATGGTCACCACACAACGCAGCAGGGGTAAGACTGTCTGTGTGTGGGCTGTAAAAGGGTGCGGTTATGAACTAATCTTAAATTGTTTTCAAATGTCTGGTGTCCTAACCGTTGGTGTGTGTGTAGCGGTGACGGAGGACCTGTTACAGGCGGTGTATGTTCAGTACCAGCAGATGAACCTGAATCTGCAGACCAGAACACTGCTACTTTCCTTCTACAGCAGACTGTACCTACAggaacacaaccacacacacatcgccaggtaacacacacacattctagtgtTTACTGTACCAAATAACCAACGATATATGTTGGCATAACCAAGTCTGGAGGGTAGACTACTCTGCTCCTAAAACTCTTTCTTCCTCTTCGGTCTCTCCCTTCAGGAGTAGAGTGTTGTCTCGGTGGCTGGCAGCTCTGCCGCTCCAGTTGTCCCAGCTGGGCCACCGTAACCCCGCCCTCTCAGACaggctcctcctctccatccaggctgcTGCCTCCCGGGGGAACAAGGCCCTGCTGAACTCCctacgcacacacgcatgcaagcTCTACGGtgaatacgcacacacacacacacgcatgcaagcTCTACGGTATATGCACAAAAACATACACGTAAAGCTCCACTCATAACAGTCGGGCAGATCGTATTAAACAGGTAGTCACTAAATGGTCATGCTGGAAAAGACACAAGTGAAGATGTAccttttggggctgttttctatGTTTCTCCACTGGGGGGCAGTAGAGGTCCATCTGAACTCCATAGTAGGAGACTGGGacagggagggaagaggagagagagggtagcaTGTTATACAAGCTAGAGACAAAGGTTGGAGGGAGTATGAGGttgtgggtggtgggggcaccTGTGTTGTAATATAAGCTAAGACAGAGCTGGTGAGGGGGTTTGTGTTGTGATAAAAGGCCCCAGAGAAGACAGAGCTGGGGAGGGGGTTTGTGTTGTGATAAAAGGCCCCAGAGAAGACAGAGCTGGGGTGAGGGGGTTTGTGTTGTGATAAAAGGCCCCAGAGAAGACAGAGCTGGGGAGGGGGTTTGTGTTGTGATAAAAGGCCCCAGAGAAGACAGAGTGGGCGATTCACCATCACAAGACTCCGTTTGTCTGAACGGTCTGTGACATCAGCAACGTGCGTCAGCAGCCAACATAACAGAACACAGTACTATCTGAtcatttctgttctctctctctttcactctctcttttatctctctctctctgtttgtttgaTACATTTTTTCTTAGACCATAAACTGGTGATGGATAGTCGATTCACTCTTTTACGTCAACATTAGCTCCTTGTTGCtaggtaaggtgtgtgtgtggtgtttacaACATCAAAGTCCTGGATAGGTAAAGGAGTGcaagcttttgttccagcccagcactaacacacctgattcagctaatcaaggacTTGATGGTTACAGATGATTGTAATAATAGGGTTTGTTGGGCTGGAACTAATGGTCTCCAGGACCGGAGTTGCCCTCCTCTGCTACAGTGGATGAGCTGTAGTTGGTGTTGTGTAGAGCAGCCAAACTggtgaaaaaatactacagtcaGAACTTTAACCACTTAAACGAGGTAGAAAGTGTGTAGAATTGATAATGAATTTACATTTCTAAATAATTTAATCTCTGAACAATTTTTTTCTTCAATCACAGTATTTTTAATATAAAGCTTTTAGCGGCGCCATTTTGGTTGGTTTTGTGGTCTCGAACCAGTGAGTTTATTTAAATTCTTAATCAAGAATATGGGCAACATTTTATTATTGAGAATGAAAGAGATGGGAATCTTATTCCCTTGTCATATAATTTCTACATTTAATATCAATATAGAATAAAAAATAGTTTCCCAGATTGTATTTGTACGATTATTTTTGGGTCCCGATAcaaccagttgagaaccactggtgTAGAGTGTGTAtattgacgtgtgtgtgtgtgtgtgtagacccaCAGGAGGGCAGTGTGGTATTATTACCGGCTGAGTCTCAGCA
This portion of the Coregonus clupeaformis isolate EN_2021a chromosome 24, ASM2061545v1, whole genome shotgun sequence genome encodes:
- the tex10 gene encoding testis-expressed protein 10 homolog; its protein translation is MTKCKKKKRQDDFQKVKLKVGKTKPKAGNATNINFRTKGINLTEQLKKDANAPTTHRKLNIKDLLSQLHHYSGTVKQGALVGLRELLTLHPSELDQHLSSLLSEAAAVFTDKDPNVRMSATRLLRFIAQSVPAERTSPFFPLLSAHLSCAMTHIETGIQEDALKVLDVLLDHYPALLAARPALLLTNFLELISHRSTGGGARKGQEGKGRSWALSVNPNRNVTGQQWRLTVLLRYLHFSQAVVEERRGEEGVACVSGDMFSVLNGQGGANAPLELNWEELTYGKGGFQVFEHSGAMPTPHSTFKLRPETEPGAGVSEGLGTGEAVRGFASTLVPLLLDVWVEASASDRSKTDSAHLLTPDAMSLMYQVLSILQLLRKLAPQREHQDTLDAWFRSEYLGDFKQHFMKNFPYGNLDTPKQRRKTDPKRSKQAPTIPGQTVEPLALNVLLCQVMVSMVTLSQGEGPAQEPDAEWLMPLRGFVQETMSSGAKLSQRHLHTLLETVWRMVTTQRSRAVTEDLLQAVYVQYQQMNLNLQTRTLLLSFYSRLYLQEHNHTHIARSRVLSRWLAALPLQLSQLGHRNPALSDRLLLSIQAAASRGNKALLNSLRTHACKLYDPQEGSVVLLPAESQQRLVQLLYFLPVMSQGLLANLSRCCTAGRVSAGLAASLIRIIHLRSSLSGWSVGSQDATLRDVDYISFLFSTLTGFSSDELATLQEAGDESVLPPSPLSPLSLYPTPLEQFTHHWDVVEEVCHCLETLGSRSQCFDVLQNGICKNLMGLAVVPDSMAAGLLRAVARLLDLSFLPSEPLLRFLSRCCLSLLSLLLTLQQDTASENNHKREAVWGACVAALSSVPRLLRLVLQSLQVRDLCEEELPQLAQILSLLLQNTALCNQMLANATLLQRIIQDLTRYCRGESKEQWMTDLLYCYSVTMATHHGNLGLRDIY